From one Flavobacterium sp. N502536 genomic stretch:
- a CDS encoding M23 family metallopeptidase, producing MKKAFVIIIVLFSIFSCNKTAEKVETKITKPKTKKVEFGFNYADFNVIHDTIKKGDSFGSIIQGQNIGDKKVYDVVEQIKDSFNVRTIRYNKPYTVLRSKNKTNKLQVFIYQPDALTYYVVDFRDSIAKAYKKIKPVILKRKIIGGVLKSSLSETLGNESVEAALAGRITKVFSWSIDFFKLKKGDRYGLIFTERFINGKTYDGVEDLQAAFFEYKGKIIYAFPFERDTTSGKIEYYDDQGKTLKNFFLKTPIKFSRITSRFTANRFHPVQHTWKAHKGTDYAAPTGTPISTTASGTVEATGYTAGNGNFVKVKHNGTYSTQYLHMSRILVRRGQRVTQGQTIGLVGSTGLATGPHVCYRFWKNGIQVDALRLNLPTGESLTGNAKTRFFQQIEPLKRELDSIGNL from the coding sequence TTGAAAAAAGCATTCGTAATTATAATCGTTTTATTCTCGATATTTTCATGTAACAAAACCGCTGAAAAAGTTGAAACTAAAATCACTAAACCAAAAACTAAAAAAGTAGAATTTGGTTTTAATTACGCCGACTTCAATGTCATTCACGATACCATTAAAAAAGGAGACTCTTTTGGATCTATCATTCAGGGGCAAAATATCGGAGATAAAAAAGTCTATGATGTTGTAGAACAAATCAAAGATTCTTTTAACGTAAGAACCATTCGGTACAACAAACCTTATACGGTACTTCGTTCTAAAAACAAAACAAACAAGCTTCAGGTTTTTATTTATCAGCCGGATGCCCTTACTTATTATGTAGTTGACTTTAGAGACAGTATTGCAAAAGCATACAAAAAAATAAAACCAGTCATTTTAAAACGCAAAATCATTGGAGGTGTTTTAAAAAGTTCCCTATCTGAAACCTTAGGAAACGAAAGTGTAGAAGCAGCTCTTGCCGGCAGAATCACCAAAGTATTCTCGTGGTCTATTGACTTTTTTAAACTTAAAAAGGGAGATCGTTACGGTTTAATTTTTACCGAACGTTTTATAAATGGCAAAACCTACGATGGCGTTGAAGATCTTCAAGCCGCTTTTTTTGAATACAAAGGTAAAATTATCTATGCTTTTCCTTTTGAAAGAGATACAACCTCTGGGAAAATTGAATATTATGACGATCAGGGAAAAACACTAAAAAACTTTTTCTTAAAAACTCCGATTAAGTTCAGCCGAATCACTTCCCGATTTACCGCAAACCGTTTTCATCCGGTACAGCATACCTGGAAAGCACACAAAGGAACCGACTATGCCGCTCCAACAGGTACACCAATTTCGACAACTGCGTCGGGAACGGTAGAAGCAACAGGATACACCGCAGGAAACGGAAACTTTGTGAAAGTAAAACACAACGGAACTTATTCCACTCAATATTTACACATGTCCCGAATTTTAGTTCGACGCGGTCAGCGTGTTACTCAGGGACAAACTATCGGACTAGTGGGCAGCACCGGTCTTGCGACAGGACCCCATGTATGTTACCGGTTCTGGAAAAATGGCATTCAGGTTGATGCTTTGAGACTGAACTTACCAACCGGAGAGTCTTTAACAGGAAATGCCAAAACCCGTTTCTTCCAACAAATCGAACCTTTGAAGAGAGAACTGGACAGCATTGGAAATCTATAA
- the pgi gene encoding glucose-6-phosphate isomerase, which translates to MALNTTNPTGTEAWKNLQNHYNAIHETTIQELFQQDKTRVEKFNLQWNDFLVDYSKNNISQETISLLLELANSIGLKEAISQYFGGEIINQTENRAVLHTALRAPESAVIKVDGENVIPEVYEVKNKIKQFSHEVISGERKGFTGKAFTDIVNIGIGGSDLGPVMAVEALQFYKNHLNLHFVSNVDGDHVNEVIKKLNPETTLFLIVSKTFTTQETLSNSETIKEWFLKSASQEDIAKHFVAVSTNIQKVTEFGINPDNVFPMWDWVGGRFSLWSAVGLSISLAIGFDNYNEMLKGANQMDEHFKTTAFDENIPVILALLSIWYNNFFGAESEALIPYTQYLQKLAPYLQQATMESNGKSVGRDGKPVNYQTGTIIWGEPGTNSQHAFFQLIHQGTKLIPTDFIGFVQPLYGNEDHHNKLMSNFFAQTEALLNGKTAAQVQAEFDKQGLSAEKASYLLPFKVFTGNKPTNTILIQKLTPKSLGSLIALYEHKIFVQGIIWNIFSYDQWGVELGKQLANSILDEINTKTVQNHDSSTSFLLNHFLKHK; encoded by the coding sequence ATGGCTTTAAACACAACAAACCCAACCGGGACTGAAGCGTGGAAAAATCTACAAAACCACTATAACGCAATTCACGAAACTACGATACAAGAATTATTTCAACAAGACAAAACTCGCGTTGAAAAGTTCAATTTACAATGGAATGACTTCCTTGTTGATTATTCTAAAAACAACATCAGCCAGGAGACCATTTCTCTTTTACTGGAATTAGCTAACTCAATTGGATTAAAAGAAGCCATCTCACAATATTTTGGAGGAGAAATCATCAACCAAACCGAAAACAGAGCCGTTTTGCACACTGCATTACGCGCACCTGAATCGGCAGTTATTAAAGTAGATGGCGAAAATGTAATTCCGGAAGTTTACGAAGTAAAAAACAAAATCAAACAATTTAGTCACGAAGTAATCTCAGGAGAAAGAAAAGGTTTCACCGGAAAAGCTTTTACGGATATTGTAAATATAGGTATTGGAGGTTCTGATCTTGGACCTGTTATGGCAGTTGAAGCCTTACAATTTTACAAAAACCATTTAAACTTACATTTTGTATCCAATGTTGATGGCGATCATGTAAACGAAGTAATCAAAAAACTGAATCCGGAAACGACTTTGTTTTTAATTGTTTCCAAAACGTTTACTACTCAGGAAACTTTATCGAACTCTGAAACCATTAAAGAGTGGTTTTTAAAGTCGGCTTCTCAGGAAGATATCGCCAAACATTTTGTTGCTGTTTCTACCAACATCCAAAAAGTAACCGAATTTGGAATTAATCCTGACAATGTTTTCCCAATGTGGGATTGGGTTGGAGGAAGATTCTCTTTATGGAGTGCTGTCGGTCTAAGCATATCTTTGGCAATTGGTTTTGACAACTACAACGAAATGTTAAAAGGAGCCAATCAAATGGATGAACATTTCAAAACAACAGCTTTCGACGAAAACATCCCTGTGATCCTGGCCTTATTAAGCATTTGGTACAATAATTTCTTTGGTGCTGAAAGTGAAGCATTGATTCCATATACCCAATACCTTCAAAAATTGGCCCCTTACCTGCAACAGGCAACCATGGAAAGCAACGGAAAAAGTGTTGGACGTGACGGAAAACCAGTAAACTATCAAACCGGAACCATCATCTGGGGAGAACCGGGAACAAATTCTCAACATGCGTTTTTCCAATTGATTCATCAGGGTACAAAATTGATTCCGACAGATTTTATCGGATTTGTCCAACCATTATACGGAAATGAGGATCACCACAACAAACTAATGTCAAACTTCTTTGCTCAGACTGAAGCTTTGCTAAATGGAAAAACAGCTGCACAGGTTCAGGCAGAATTTGACAAACAAGGATTATCGGCCGAAAAAGCTTCTTACTTGTTACCTTTTAAAGTTTTCACCGGAAACAAACCAACAAACACGATCTTAATACAAAAACTAACTCCGAAAAGTCTGGGGTCACTGATTGCTTTGTACGAACACAAGATTTTCGTGCAGGGTATCATCTGGAATATTTTCAGTTATGATCAATGGGGAGTAGAATTAGGAAAACAATTGGCGAATTCTATTTTGGATGAAATTAACACTAAGACTGTACAAAATCACGACAGCTCGACCTCTTTTTTGTTAAATCACTTTTTGAAGCACAAATAA
- a CDS encoding TonB-dependent receptor produces MKTMKNWLLTGLLFMIVSTAFSQGKISGMITDGVGSLPGANVVIKGSTVATSTDFDGKFTLNATTSTGEIVISFLGYENKTVKFSVSGGTANVGTIVLTSNSNELSEIVVKSTIVDIAKDRKTPVAVSTIKAAEIQEKLGTQEFPEILRNTPSVYATKAGGGFGDSRINIRGFNQNNIAVMINGMPVNDMENGSVYWSNWSGLSEVASAIQVQRGLGASKLVTPSVGGTINIVTKASDRKEGGSFSSGFGNGRNFKVQGSYSTGKLANGLSASILLSQTMGDGYVNGTEFEGSNYYVALGYGTKNDKHDFQLTVTGAPQWHNQRSTVPTIATYQKYGINGDPNIRYNADAGFLNGESYNIRKNYYHKPVASFNWDYKINETTKLSTVVYASMGRGAGAGATGGIGGNTYNSAVFLTPNGLVDYNKIQAWNNGTGQVNFNGANRTRTQIGGVYQNSSSTGRTGAGTTASPYVYNTTSGISQTSSINSHDWFGAVINLNKKLSNTLTLDFGLDARTYTGYHFTVVNDRLGGGEFFDNTMASLKPTGRRLTTTAATNVQWNVFDKRQYDKISFNSTGKVKWYGAFTQLEYSKDNLTAFVQGAVSQQGFKREDDFVYLPTDPLASTPYKNILGGNVKGGANYNLSEKSNVYVNAGYYSRQPFFNSVYPNNRSTVNPNLTNEKIVGFEAGYGFRSRFFNATVNVYNTTWNDRYLKGNALPTDPNTYTEYLGLNEVHSGIEVEGSSNITDRLKVTGMISYGIWEYKGNATVNAYNQADNSPVVGYTAATVYMDKVKVGDAAQMTASLGAAYEVLTRVTVDANYNFNDKLYAGLSPINFADPNNKGALQLPSYGLLDAGFSYKMLVGKDKDKSVNFRLNVNNVLDKLYIAESRTNTFADDNLPVATGQPAGSKGTYASNGMLYNGVANVNQVFFGFGRTWNFSLRYDF; encoded by the coding sequence ATGAAGACAATGAAAAATTGGTTACTTACTGGACTATTGTTCATGATAGTTTCAACCGCATTTTCTCAAGGAAAAATTTCTGGTATGATTACCGATGGGGTAGGCTCATTACCAGGAGCAAACGTAGTCATTAAAGGATCTACAGTTGCTACTTCTACAGATTTTGATGGTAAATTTACTCTTAATGCAACAACAAGTACAGGAGAAATCGTTATTTCTTTTTTAGGTTACGAAAACAAGACTGTAAAATTTTCAGTATCGGGTGGAACAGCTAACGTAGGAACCATCGTTTTAACTTCTAATTCTAACGAATTAAGCGAGATTGTTGTAAAAAGCACTATCGTCGACATCGCAAAAGACAGAAAAACTCCTGTAGCAGTATCTACAATTAAAGCTGCTGAAATTCAGGAAAAACTTGGAACTCAGGAATTTCCGGAGATCTTAAGAAACACACCTTCTGTGTACGCTACTAAAGCGGGTGGAGGTTTTGGAGATTCAAGAATCAACATTCGTGGTTTTAACCAAAACAATATCGCTGTAATGATCAACGGTATGCCGGTTAACGACATGGAAAATGGTTCTGTTTACTGGAGTAACTGGTCTGGTTTATCTGAGGTAGCTTCTGCTATTCAGGTTCAAAGAGGTTTAGGAGCTTCAAAATTGGTAACTCCATCTGTTGGAGGAACTATCAACATTGTAACTAAAGCTTCTGACAGAAAAGAAGGAGGATCTTTCTCTTCTGGTTTCGGAAATGGAAGAAACTTCAAAGTTCAAGGTTCATACAGTACTGGAAAATTAGCAAATGGTCTTTCTGCTTCTATCTTATTGTCTCAAACAATGGGAGACGGATACGTGAACGGAACTGAATTTGAAGGTTCTAACTACTATGTAGCTTTAGGATACGGAACAAAAAACGACAAGCATGACTTTCAACTTACAGTAACAGGAGCGCCACAATGGCACAACCAAAGATCTACTGTACCTACGATTGCTACTTACCAAAAATATGGTATCAATGGAGATCCAAACATCAGATATAACGCTGACGCAGGATTCTTAAATGGTGAATCTTACAACATCAGAAAAAACTACTACCACAAACCGGTAGCTTCTTTTAACTGGGACTATAAAATCAATGAAACTACCAAACTTTCAACTGTAGTTTACGCGTCTATGGGACGTGGAGCTGGTGCAGGAGCAACAGGTGGTATTGGTGGAAACACTTACAACAGTGCAGTATTCTTAACACCTAATGGTTTAGTTGATTACAACAAAATCCAAGCTTGGAACAACGGTACCGGACAAGTTAACTTTAACGGTGCAAACAGAACAAGAACACAAATTGGTGGTGTTTACCAAAACAGTTCTTCAACTGGTAGAACTGGAGCAGGAACTACTGCATCTCCATATGTTTACAACACTACATCAGGTATTTCACAAACTTCATCTATCAACTCTCATGACTGGTTTGGAGCGGTTATTAACCTGAACAAAAAATTATCAAATACACTTACTTTAGATTTCGGTCTTGATGCAAGAACTTATACTGGATACCACTTTACTGTTGTTAACGACAGATTAGGCGGAGGTGAATTCTTTGACAACACCATGGCAAGTTTGAAACCAACTGGAAGACGTCTTACAACTACAGCTGCTACAAACGTACAATGGAATGTTTTTGACAAAAGACAATATGACAAAATCTCATTCAACAGTACTGGAAAAGTAAAATGGTATGGTGCGTTTACTCAATTAGAGTACTCTAAAGACAATTTAACTGCATTCGTACAAGGAGCAGTTTCTCAACAAGGATTCAAAAGAGAAGATGACTTCGTTTACTTACCAACTGATCCATTAGCTTCTACTCCTTACAAAAACATCTTAGGAGGAAACGTAAAAGGGGGTGCTAACTACAACCTTAGCGAAAAAAGTAATGTTTACGTAAACGCTGGTTACTACTCAAGACAACCATTCTTTAACTCTGTTTATCCAAACAACAGATCAACAGTAAACCCTAACCTTACTAACGAGAAAATTGTTGGATTTGAGGCTGGATACGGTTTCCGTTCAAGATTCTTTAACGCTACAGTTAACGTTTACAACACAACTTGGAATGACAGATACTTAAAAGGTAATGCATTACCAACTGACCCAAATACTTACACTGAATACTTAGGATTAAACGAAGTACACTCTGGAATTGAAGTTGAAGGAAGCTCTAACATCACTGACAGATTAAAAGTAACAGGTATGATCTCTTACGGAATCTGGGAATACAAAGGAAATGCTACTGTTAACGCATACAATCAGGCAGATAACTCTCCTGTAGTTGGATACACTGCTGCAACAGTATACATGGACAAAGTAAAAGTAGGTGATGCTGCTCAAATGACAGCTTCATTAGGTGCTGCTTACGAAGTTTTAACAAGAGTAACTGTTGATGCAAACTACAACTTTAACGATAAATTGTACGCTGGATTAAGCCCGATTAACTTTGCAGATCCAAACAACAAAGGAGCATTACAATTGCCTTCTTACGGTTTATTAGATGCTGGTTTTTCATACAAAATGTTAGTAGGAAAAGACAAAGACAAATCAGTTAACTTCAGATTAAACGTTAACAACGTATTAGACAAACTTTACATTGCTGAATCAAGAACTAATACTTTTGCTGACGACAATCTTCCTGTAGCTACTGGTCAACCAGCTGGTTCAAAAGGAACTTACGCTTCTAACGGAATGCTTTACAATGGAGTTGCAAACGTAAACCAGGTTTTCTTTGGTTTCGGAAGAACATGGAACTTCTCTCTACGTTACGATTTCTAA
- a CDS encoding septal ring lytic transglycosylase RlpA family protein yields the protein MRNKKYILLTSLTITFLSCFTYVISQTKPATEPKITQDTVKTARPNLIAIPTDSVFTDKGLKLKPYKKNAHASYYADRFNGKKTANGSRFSNSAYTAAHKKLPFGTRIKVTNEANGKFVIVKVTDRGPFVRTRELDLSKRAFMEITKSKGSGAMKVTIETIVE from the coding sequence ATGAGAAATAAAAAATATATTTTACTCACTTCACTTACTATCACTTTTTTAAGTTGTTTTACCTATGTCATAAGTCAAACAAAACCAGCTACTGAACCTAAAATCACTCAGGATACTGTCAAAACTGCCAGACCTAATTTAATCGCAATACCAACCGATTCTGTTTTTACTGATAAAGGTTTAAAATTAAAACCTTACAAGAAAAATGCACATGCCTCCTACTACGCTGACCGTTTTAACGGAAAAAAAACTGCCAACGGAAGCCGATTCAGTAACAGCGCTTATACTGCAGCACACAAAAAACTGCCCTTCGGAACCAGAATAAAAGTTACCAATGAGGCCAATGGAAAATTTGTAATTGTAAAGGTTACAGACCGCGGTCCGTTTGTGAGAACAAGAGAACTCGATTTATCTAAAAGAGCCTTTATGGAAATCACTAAAAGCAAAGGAAGTGGTGCTATGAAAGTGACTATTGAAACGATAGTAGAGTAA
- a CDS encoding DinB family protein produces the protein MNSVFEVQKTIREILLKVLDHHSLEQLNKIPPGFNNNIIWNIAHCIASQQALVYKLSGLPVTISEAFIAKYRKDTKPEGDVSQAEVDEIRTLLSTTLEQVQKDFAAGIFVQYNEYTTSLGYTLKNINGALDFNNYHEGVHTGIVMSIRKFV, from the coding sequence ATGAACTCAGTTTTTGAAGTACAAAAGACCATTAGAGAAATTCTTTTGAAAGTTTTAGACCATCATTCATTAGAACAGTTAAACAAAATTCCGCCGGGATTTAATAATAATATCATTTGGAATATTGCACATTGTATTGCTTCACAGCAGGCTCTGGTTTATAAATTATCGGGCTTGCCGGTTACCATTTCGGAAGCGTTTATTGCCAAGTACCGAAAAGACACTAAACCGGAAGGAGACGTGTCGCAAGCAGAAGTGGATGAAATACGAACGTTGCTTTCGACTACTTTAGAACAGGTTCAAAAGGATTTCGCAGCAGGTATTTTTGTTCAGTACAACGAATACACAACCAGCTTAGGATATACCCTGAAAAATATAAACGGGGCATTAGATTTTAATAATTATCATGAAGGTGTGCATACCGGAATTGTAATGAGTATCCGCAAGTTTGTTTAG
- a CDS encoding arsenate reductase family protein encodes MNKIYYLASCDTCRKIIKGLPKDNNLVFHDIKQNPITTEELEEMYQLSGSYEALFSKKAQLYKSMDLKNKSLTEADFKKYILEHYTFLSRPVFIIDGKIYIGNSQQNILQVMKALG; translated from the coding sequence ATGAACAAAATATACTACCTGGCTTCCTGCGACACTTGTCGAAAAATTATCAAAGGTTTACCAAAAGACAACAATCTCGTTTTTCACGATATCAAACAAAACCCGATTACTACCGAAGAACTTGAAGAAATGTACCAGCTTTCGGGTAGCTACGAAGCTTTATTCAGCAAAAAAGCACAATTGTACAAGTCAATGGACTTAAAAAACAAGTCTTTAACCGAGGCGGATTTTAAGAAATACATCTTAGAACATTATACTTTCTTAAGTCGTCCGGTTTTTATCATTGATGGCAAAATTTACATCGGCAACAGCCAGCAAAACATCCTACAGGTAATGAAAGCTTTGGGCTAA
- a CDS encoding YicC/YloC family endoribonuclease, with protein MIQSMTGFGKASLQLPTKKITVEVKSLNSKGLDLNVRMPSLYREMELGLRTQISTKLERGKIDFGIYVESTSEQTSTKVNVPVVKNYIAQLREVYPDADETELMKMAVRMPDTLKTEREEIDENDWEQIQGIIEEALENILTFRKDEGESLEKEFNLRISNIRQYMNDALALDPERVKAIKDRLQTAISELKVNVDENRFEQELIYYLEKLDITEEKVRLTNHLDYFLETIKGTEANGRKLGFITQEMGREINTMGSKSNHAQMQKLVVMMKDELEKIKEQVLNVL; from the coding sequence ATGATACAATCTATGACAGGGTTTGGCAAAGCTTCTTTGCAATTGCCTACAAAAAAAATTACCGTTGAAGTAAAATCCTTAAATAGCAAAGGTTTAGATTTAAATGTTAGAATGCCTTCGCTTTACCGCGAAATGGAATTAGGTTTAAGAACTCAAATCTCTACCAAACTAGAAAGAGGAAAAATTGATTTCGGAATTTACGTTGAAAGTACTTCTGAACAAACCTCAACTAAAGTAAATGTTCCTGTTGTAAAAAACTACATTGCTCAGCTAAGAGAAGTTTACCCGGATGCCGACGAAACTGAACTAATGAAGATGGCCGTTCGCATGCCTGATACGCTAAAAACAGAACGTGAAGAAATTGACGAAAATGACTGGGAGCAAATCCAGGGAATCATTGAAGAAGCCTTAGAAAACATTCTGACTTTCAGAAAAGACGAAGGCGAATCTCTTGAAAAAGAATTCAATCTTAGAATATCGAATATCCGTCAATATATGAACGACGCTCTGGCACTTGATCCGGAACGTGTAAAAGCCATTAAAGACCGTTTACAAACTGCTATTTCAGAATTAAAAGTAAATGTGGATGAAAATCGTTTCGAGCAGGAATTGATTTATTATCTGGAAAAACTTGATATTACCGAGGAAAAAGTTCGTTTAACCAATCACTTAGATTATTTCCTTGAAACTATTAAAGGTACAGAAGCCAATGGTAGAAAACTAGGATTCATCACTCAGGAAATGGGTCGCGAGATCAATACCATGGGTTCAAAATCGAATCATGCACAAATGCAAAAATTGGTTGTAATGATGAAAGATGAGCTGGAAAAGATCAAAGAACAGGTTTTAAATGTACTTTAA
- the gmk gene encoding guanylate kinase, translating into MNKGKLIVFSAPSGSGKTTIVKHLLGKEDLNLEFSISAASREPRGEEEHGKDYYFISLEQFKKHIKAEEFLEWEEVYRDNFYGTLKSEIERIWALGKNVIFDIDVAGGLRIKHKFPEQTLAVFVKPPSVDELKRRLKQRSTESDDKINMRIAKASVELATAPQFDTIIKNYDLDTAKEEAYQLVKDFVNK; encoded by the coding sequence ATGAATAAAGGAAAATTAATTGTTTTCTCAGCACCTTCGGGATCGGGAAAAACAACTATAGTAAAGCATTTATTAGGGAAAGAAGATTTAAATTTAGAATTTTCAATCTCGGCAGCTTCACGCGAACCACGCGGAGAGGAAGAACACGGAAAGGATTATTATTTTATTTCGTTGGAACAATTCAAAAAGCACATTAAAGCAGAGGAATTCCTGGAATGGGAAGAAGTGTATCGCGATAATTTTTACGGTACTTTAAAATCGGAGATTGAAAGAATCTGGGCTTTAGGAAAAAATGTAATCTTTGATATTGATGTGGCCGGCGGACTGCGTATCAAACACAAATTTCCGGAACAAACTTTAGCGGTATTTGTAAAACCACCAAGTGTTGACGAACTAAAACGCCGACTAAAACAACGTTCTACAGAAAGTGATGACAAAATAAACATGCGAATTGCAAAAGCTTCGGTTGAACTGGCAACGGCACCGCAATTTGATACGATTATCAAAAATTACGATTTAGATACCGCTAAAGAAGAAGCGTATCAATTGGTAAAAGATTTTGTAAACAAATAG
- the nadD gene encoding nicotinate (nicotinamide) nucleotide adenylyltransferase has protein sequence MKIGLYFGTYNPIHVGHLIIANHMAEFADLDQIWMVVTPHNPLKKKSTLLDDHQRLQMVYLATEDYPKIKPSDIEFKLPQPNYTVNTLVHLHEKYPTHDFSLIMGEDNLKTLHKWKNYEVLLADYDIYVYPRISEEEENIELKSHPKVHIIDAPIVEISSTFIRNSIKEGKNIQPLLPPKVWEYIDHNNFYKK, from the coding sequence ATGAAAATAGGCCTTTATTTCGGAACGTATAATCCCATTCATGTTGGTCACTTAATTATTGCCAACCATATGGCCGAGTTTGCCGATTTAGATCAGATATGGATGGTCGTTACACCACACAATCCGCTTAAAAAGAAGTCTACCCTATTAGACGATCATCAACGTTTGCAAATGGTTTATTTAGCTACGGAAGATTATCCAAAAATAAAACCTTCAGACATAGAGTTCAAATTACCCCAACCCAATTATACCGTTAATACGTTGGTTCACCTGCATGAAAAGTACCCAACGCATGACTTCTCTTTAATTATGGGAGAAGACAATTTGAAAACGCTTCACAAGTGGAAAAACTACGAGGTTCTTTTAGCGGATTATGATATTTATGTTTATCCCAGAATTTCAGAGGAAGAGGAAAATATCGAATTAAAATCGCATCCAAAAGTTCATATTATTGATGCTCCGATTGTAGAGATCTCTTCTACCTTTATCCGAAACAGCATTAAAGAAGGAAAAAACATTCAACCTTTGTTGCCTCCAAAAGTTTGGGAATATATCGATCACAATAATTTTTATAAAAAGTAA
- a CDS encoding metallophosphoesterase family protein, translated as MKRTFVFGDIHGGLKALIQLLDRIDCSETDRFVFLGDYVDGWSESKQVIDFLIDLSEKQECIFIKGNHDVWCQEWLEDEVINDIWFLHGGKSTIESYVGIERSEKEKHRHFFHTMKDYFVDENNNLFIHAGFSSMHGPEKEHYKTNYSWDRTLWEMALTMDKRIQKNSLSYPKRLLLYNEIYIGHTPTLHYDIEIPMQGCNVWNVDTGAGFYGKLTCLDVETKGYWQSDIVQQLYSNEKGRNK; from the coding sequence ATGAAAAGAACCTTTGTTTTTGGTGATATTCACGGCGGATTAAAAGCATTAATTCAGTTATTGGACAGAATTGACTGTTCAGAGACGGATCGGTTTGTTTTTCTGGGAGACTATGTAGACGGCTGGAGTGAATCAAAACAAGTAATTGATTTTCTTATTGATTTATCTGAAAAACAGGAGTGTATTTTTATCAAAGGAAATCATGATGTCTGGTGTCAGGAATGGTTAGAGGATGAGGTTATAAACGATATTTGGTTTTTGCACGGAGGAAAATCGACCATAGAGAGTTATGTTGGTATTGAACGTTCAGAAAAAGAAAAACACCGTCATTTTTTCCATACCATGAAAGATTATTTTGTAGACGAAAACAACAATTTATTCATTCATGCCGGTTTTTCGTCGATGCATGGTCCGGAGAAAGAACATTACAAAACTAATTATTCGTGGGATAGGACGTTGTGGGAAATGGCTTTGACAATGGATAAGAGAATTCAAAAAAATTCGCTTTCCTATCCGAAAAGATTATTACTTTATAACGAGATTTATATTGGTCACACGCCAACCCTTCATTATGATATAGAGATTCCAATGCAAGGTTGCAATGTGTGGAATGTTGATACCGGAGCTGGTTTTTATGGTAAATTAACCTGTCTTGATGTCGAAACAAAAGGATATTGGCAAAGTGATATCGTGCAACAGCTTTATTCAAATGAAAAAGGAAGAAATAAATAA
- a CDS encoding ADP-ribosylglycohydrolase family protein, with protein MILEAAIGDAYGAGFEFRDLDFIAQNNHLTQYHKHGLYIEIYKRYTDDTQMAIAISELLLEDENWNEVKVADKFVEVFHRDKRRGYSDRVYNALDASKSGIDFIKTIDKGSSGNGSAMRAYSIGYLKDIDQLMQFCEIQARTSHYTVEGISCAKRIALAVHYFKYNLGDGSTLIPFLNETLKENETYRITSPIDMHGYPTTQAVIKIVSEATSMKDCLKTSIDYGGDTDTVAALCMAILSKKENCDKTLPAFLYEGLENDTFGKDFLIKLDTALDNKFN; from the coding sequence ATGATACTAGAAGCAGCAATAGGCGATGCATACGGTGCAGGTTTTGAATTTCGGGATTTGGATTTTATTGCTCAAAACAATCATTTAACCCAATATCATAAACACGGACTTTATATCGAAATTTACAAAAGATATACAGACGATACTCAGATGGCAATTGCAATTTCAGAATTGCTGTTAGAGGACGAGAACTGGAACGAAGTAAAAGTGGCCGATAAATTTGTTGAGGTCTTTCACAGAGATAAAAGAAGAGGGTATTCCGACAGAGTTTACAATGCATTGGACGCCAGTAAGAGTGGAATTGATTTCATCAAAACAATCGATAAAGGAAGTAGCGGAAACGGTTCTGCCATGAGAGCTTATAGTATTGGCTACTTAAAAGATATTGATCAATTGATGCAGTTCTGCGAAATTCAGGCAAGAACTTCCCATTATACAGTCGAAGGGATCAGTTGTGCGAAGCGTATTGCGTTGGCGGTTCACTACTTCAAATACAATTTAGGGGATGGATCAACTTTGATCCCATTTTTGAATGAAACGCTAAAGGAAAATGAAACCTACAGGATTACTTCGCCAATTGATATGCACGGTTATCCAACGACGCAAGCGGTCATTAAAATCGTTTCGGAAGCCACTTCTATGAAAGATTGCCTGAAAACAAGTATAGATTATGGTGGAGATACCGATACGGTTGCCGCCTTATGCATGGCGATTTTGAGTAAAAAAGAAAACTGCGATAAAACTTTACCTGCATTTTTGTACGAAGGTCTAGAGAATGATACATTTGGAAAAGACTTTCTAATAAAATTAGATACAGCTCTCGATAATAAGTTTAATTAA